The following coding sequences lie in one Thalassoglobus polymorphus genomic window:
- a CDS encoding DUF1559 domain-containing protein, with the protein MVRSQVSSRRLSGFTLVELLVVIAIIGLLVAMLLPAVQRSREASRRTSCANNLRQVSLAALNYLDAHRSFPSGWVEGPVETRRYLVSTPEPLLLDSPDIVGKTSCKILLMRQWWSWPALMLSYIEQGNSAIDFDRPEKHAPFQNHTLIQTPISTLVCPTAPLPGRPSGTPGYNSYRGNAGYWPDSIAPTFNGMFYANSSLDDRDIVDGLSQTILFGETQYGMYWADSHQVARIRDESGDPPFDRFYLMELDNFPNYLDLYGQGLVEPHTMPILYSFGSFHETVNMSYADGSVRPIAKNVDGQVIRALCTRNGREAIAEVLE; encoded by the coding sequence ATGGTTAGGTCTCAGGTTTCTTCACGGCGTCTGTCTGGGTTCACACTCGTCGAACTATTGGTTGTTATTGCGATCATCGGGCTATTGGTTGCCATGTTGCTTCCAGCGGTTCAGCGATCTCGCGAAGCGTCCCGACGGACATCCTGTGCGAACAATCTTCGTCAAGTCTCATTGGCAGCACTGAATTATCTGGATGCACACAGGTCATTTCCGTCGGGTTGGGTGGAAGGCCCTGTTGAGACACGTCGTTACCTGGTGAGCACTCCAGAACCGCTTCTTCTCGATTCTCCCGACATTGTTGGGAAGACTTCCTGTAAAATTTTGCTGATGCGTCAATGGTGGTCGTGGCCAGCACTGATGCTCTCCTACATTGAACAGGGGAACAGTGCAATTGATTTTGATCGTCCTGAAAAGCATGCTCCGTTTCAAAATCACACGCTGATTCAAACGCCGATTTCAACGTTGGTCTGTCCGACAGCACCGCTTCCCGGAAGACCCTCAGGTACACCAGGCTACAACAGTTATCGTGGGAATGCCGGGTACTGGCCTGATAGCATCGCTCCAACTTTCAACGGGATGTTTTATGCCAACAGCAGCCTTGATGACCGGGATATCGTGGACGGTCTCAGCCAGACAATTCTGTTCGGCGAGACACAGTACGGGATGTATTGGGCGGATTCGCACCAAGTGGCCAGGATACGTGACGAATCTGGAGACCCCCCATTTGATCGCTTCTACCTGATGGAGCTTGATAATTTCCCTAACTATCTCGACTTGTATGGGCAGGGCCTGGTGGAACCGCATACGATGCCGATCCTCTACAGTTTCGGCAGCTTCCACGAAACGGTCAACATGTCGTACGCCGATGGTTCAGTCCGTCCGATAGCCAAGAATGTGGATGGTCAGGTGATTCGTGCACTCTGTACAAGAAATGGTCGAGAAGCCATTGCGGAAGTGTTAGAGTAA
- a CDS encoding 3-keto-disaccharide hydrolase, whose protein sequence is MRTVFLSLTLICVSSSFANAEDGWVSLFNGKSLEGWTQKNGTASYAVEDGAIVGRTSNGRANSFLCSLKKYGNFELEFEVKVHDALNSGVQIRSKTKEVPAEKRKGIEVGRVYGPQVEIEAGVAEAGYIYGEATGRGWLTPKEELKPHDTMKSGEWNQFRVIAKGPRIQTFINGQPITDLTDEAIFETHPKGFIGLQVHSIKEGTGPYDVRWRNIRIKELD, encoded by the coding sequence ATGCGAACAGTTTTTCTCTCTTTGACTTTAATTTGTGTTTCATCCAGCTTTGCCAATGCGGAGGATGGCTGGGTTTCTCTGTTTAATGGGAAGTCTCTCGAAGGCTGGACACAGAAAAACGGAACGGCCAGTTACGCTGTGGAAGATGGTGCGATAGTAGGACGCACATCTAATGGCAGGGCGAATTCATTCTTGTGCTCGCTGAAAAAGTACGGCAACTTTGAATTAGAGTTCGAGGTCAAAGTTCACGACGCTTTGAACTCCGGCGTTCAGATTCGCTCGAAGACTAAGGAAGTCCCGGCTGAGAAAAGAAAGGGTATCGAGGTTGGTCGAGTTTACGGACCGCAGGTGGAAATCGAAGCTGGCGTCGCTGAAGCGGGATACATTTACGGAGAAGCGACCGGTCGCGGTTGGTTAACTCCGAAGGAAGAACTGAAGCCACACGATACCATGAAAAGTGGCGAGTGGAATCAATTTCGCGTCATTGCGAAAGGTCCGCGAATTCAAACCTTTATCAACGGTCAGCCGATCACCGACCTTACTGACGAGGCGATTTTCGAAACTCATCCCAAAGGTTTTATCGGGCTGCAGGTCCATAGCATTAAAGAAGGGACAGGCCCGTATGATGTCCGCTGGCGTAACATTCGAATCAAAGAGCTTGATTAG
- a CDS encoding cyanophycinase: protein MDQFSRGRNSWIQKSQGLTITTIFLMSCTQLLAEDFPVPSLETLDHQGVNGSLVICGGGKLPDEIFETFRQLAGGEKARLVVIPTASARAETNSGESFISPWKERGFAHVDVLHTRDREVANSTEFVAPLRQATAVWIVGGQQSKLGKVYAGTKVEEELQAVLKRDGVIGGTSAGAAIQSRLMIASGNPVANLQRGLDLLPGAVIDQHFKARKRLPRLTGTLKQHPGHFGIGVDEGTALVVQGRAMKAIGASTVTICLAASKTRKAKQYELSTGEIADLTALRRAAIARASHQFPPDKLRTPTVKNGSLMIIGGGKMTPDLWKEFVELAGGADAKIVIVPAASSNRSPERRSEFKILRNLGVKHVVALHTSDRDEANKEEFLRPLKEATGVWFTGGRQWKIVDAYAGTETEKAFHEVLKRGGVIAGSSAGATIQGEYLVRGNPLGNRDMMAEGYERGFGYLPGSAIDQHFTQRDRHPDLEGVKKTFPQLLCIGIDESTAIVVQKSTARVLGKNDVYFFDAANDAEDQTTKTKVSPGEVYDLQTRQTVEDPSPSKE from the coding sequence ATGGATCAGTTTTCTCGTGGGCGCAACTCTTGGATTCAAAAATCACAAGGACTGACGATCACAACCATTTTTCTAATGAGTTGCACTCAGCTACTGGCTGAAGATTTCCCGGTCCCTTCCCTCGAAACTCTCGACCATCAAGGCGTCAATGGATCACTGGTCATTTGCGGCGGCGGGAAACTCCCAGATGAGATTTTCGAAACGTTTCGACAACTTGCCGGCGGTGAGAAAGCTCGGCTGGTCGTCATTCCAACAGCTTCCGCACGGGCAGAAACTAATTCAGGGGAATCATTCATTTCTCCCTGGAAAGAACGTGGTTTCGCTCACGTTGACGTCCTCCATACACGAGACCGCGAAGTCGCAAACTCGACGGAATTTGTTGCTCCACTCAGGCAAGCAACTGCTGTCTGGATTGTCGGTGGTCAGCAGTCGAAATTGGGGAAAGTCTATGCTGGAACCAAAGTTGAAGAAGAGTTGCAGGCGGTCTTAAAAAGAGATGGAGTCATCGGAGGGACATCTGCTGGCGCAGCGATTCAATCTCGGTTGATGATTGCTTCGGGGAACCCTGTCGCCAATTTGCAGCGAGGCCTGGACCTACTTCCGGGAGCGGTCATCGATCAGCATTTCAAAGCGAGAAAGCGATTACCGCGCCTGACCGGAACTCTCAAACAGCATCCCGGACATTTTGGAATCGGAGTCGATGAAGGGACAGCACTTGTTGTTCAGGGTCGTGCAATGAAGGCCATCGGAGCATCAACCGTGACGATTTGCCTCGCCGCATCAAAGACACGTAAGGCAAAGCAGTATGAGCTTTCCACAGGAGAGATCGCAGACTTGACGGCCTTGCGTCGAGCGGCCATTGCCAGGGCTTCTCACCAATTCCCACCGGACAAGCTTCGCACACCAACTGTCAAGAATGGTTCGCTGATGATCATTGGTGGCGGAAAGATGACTCCAGATTTGTGGAAAGAGTTCGTCGAACTGGCAGGGGGAGCCGATGCCAAAATCGTCATCGTCCCGGCAGCTTCCTCGAACCGCTCCCCGGAGCGCCGAAGCGAGTTCAAGATCCTTCGTAACCTGGGCGTGAAGCATGTCGTTGCGCTTCATACATCTGATCGCGACGAAGCCAACAAGGAGGAATTCCTTCGACCACTGAAAGAGGCAACAGGAGTCTGGTTCACAGGTGGCCGACAATGGAAGATCGTCGATGCATACGCGGGGACCGAAACCGAGAAAGCATTTCACGAAGTCTTGAAACGTGGAGGTGTGATCGCTGGGAGTTCTGCCGGAGCAACGATTCAAGGCGAATATCTTGTGCGTGGAAATCCACTCGGAAACCGGGACATGATGGCTGAAGGCTACGAACGTGGCTTCGGTTATCTTCCAGGATCTGCAATTGATCAACACTTCACACAACGGGATCGCCATCCAGACTTAGAAGGCGTCAAAAAAACATTCCCTCAGCTCTTGTGCATCGGAATAGATGAATCAACCGCGATTGTCGTTCAGAAATCAACGGCGCGAGTGCTGGGAAAAAATGATGTTTACTTTTTTGACGCAGCCAACGACGCCGAGGACCAAACGACGAAGACAAAGGTCTCACCTGGTGAAGTTTATGATTTACAAACTCGACAGACTGTAGAAGATCCTTCGCCATCCAAAGAGTGA